A single Vibrio sp. YMD68 DNA region contains:
- the galU gene encoding UTP--glucose-1-phosphate uridylyltransferase GalU, which produces MIKKCLFPAAGYGTRFLPATKSMPKEMMPVVNKPLIEYGVEEAIQAGMDGMCIVTGRGKHSIMDHFDKNYELEHQISGTNKEELLVDIRKVIDSASFTYIRQKEMKGLGHAILTGRDLIGDEPFAVVLADDLCVNEQQGVLAQMVSLYKQFRCSIVAVQEVPEDETHKYGVISGEMIKDDLFRVDDMVEKPEQGTAPSNLAIIGRYILTPDIFELIEQTEPGKGGEIQITDALLKQAKSGCVLAYKFKGNRFDCGSVEGYIEATNYCFENLYLKDEKTTELGKHSTHKES; this is translated from the coding sequence ATGATCAAAAAGTGCCTATTCCCGGCAGCGGGTTACGGAACTCGTTTTCTGCCAGCCACTAAATCAATGCCAAAAGAAATGATGCCGGTGGTCAACAAGCCACTCATCGAATACGGTGTTGAAGAAGCGATTCAAGCAGGTATGGATGGTATGTGTATTGTTACTGGTCGTGGCAAACATTCAATCATGGACCACTTTGATAAAAATTATGAGCTGGAACATCAGATCAGTGGCACGAATAAGGAAGAGTTGCTCGTCGATATCCGTAAAGTTATCGACAGTGCAAGTTTCACTTATATCCGTCAAAAAGAAATGAAAGGCCTTGGCCATGCCATACTGACTGGTCGTGATCTTATTGGTGATGAACCTTTCGCTGTAGTGTTGGCCGATGACCTTTGTGTCAATGAGCAACAAGGTGTGTTGGCGCAAATGGTGTCACTATACAAACAGTTCCGCTGCTCAATTGTTGCGGTTCAGGAAGTACCTGAAGATGAAACCCATAAATACGGTGTAATTTCAGGGGAAATGATTAAAGATGATCTTTTCCGTGTCGACGACATGGTAGAGAAGCCAGAACAAGGAACCGCGCCGAGTAACTTAGCCATTATTGGTCGTTATATTCTGACTCCAGATATTTTCGAATTAATTGAGCAAACAGAACCAGGCAAAGGTGGTGAAATTCAAATCACCGATGCGCTTCTTAAACAAGCGAAATCAGGCTGTGTATTGGCTTATAAGTTCAAGGGTAACCGTTTTGATTGCGGTAGTGTTGAAGGCTATATTGAAGCCACCAACTACTGCTTTGAAAATCTTTACCTGAAAGATGAAAAAACAACGGAACTCGGTAAGCACTCAACGCATAAAGAGTCATAA
- the uvrA gene encoding excinuclease ABC subunit UvrA, which yields MDTIEVRGARTHNLKDINLTIPRDKLIVVTGLSGSGKSSLAFDTLYAEGQRRYVESLSAYARQFLSLMEKPDVDHIEGLSPAISIEQKSTSHNPRSTVGTITEVYDYLRLLYARVGEPRCPEHNTPLAAQTVSQMVDRILELPQGSKRMLLAPIIKERKGEHVKTLENLAAQGFIRARIDGETCDLSDPPTLELHKKHTIEVVVDRFKVRDDLQQRLAESIETTLELSGGIVVVTPMDEEGEEIVFSANFACSHCGYSMQELEPRLFSFNNPAGACGSCDGLGVQQYFDPERVIMDENASLADGAIRGWDQKNYYYFQMLTSLADHYGFDLNTPFKKLPKKTREIILKGSGRTEVEFKYINDRGDIRVKRHPFEGILNTLERRYRDTESNAVREDLVKYISTKSCTGCNGTRLRIEARNVFINDTALPQIVEFSIAEALDFFQNLKLDGQRGQIADKVMKEINDRLQFLVNVGLNYLNLSRSAETLSGGEAQRIRLASQIGAGLVGVMYVLDEPSIGLHQRDNERLLKTLTHLRDLGNTVLVVEHDEDAIRCADHVIDIGPGAGVHGGHIVAEGTMDEIIATPESLTGQYLSGVKKIEIPKQRTKKDPKKTVELIGATGNNLKDVTLSLPVGLFTCVTGVSGSGKSTLINDTFFKIAHTALNGATTATPSPYKKIKGLEHFDKVIDIDQSPIGRTPRSNPATYTGIFTPIRELFAGTQESRSRGYKPGRFSFNVRGGRCEACQGDGMIKVEMHFLPDVYVSCDACKGKRYNRETLEVHYKGKSIDEVLQMTVEDARAFFEPVPVIARKLQTLMDVGLSYIRLGQAATTLSGGEAQRVKLARELSKRDTGKTLYILDEPTTGLHFHDIQQLLTVLHRLRDHGNTVVVIEHNLDVVKTADWVVDLGPEGGQGGGEIVAEGTPESVAKVKGSHTARFLKPMLK from the coding sequence ATGGACACAATTGAAGTTCGCGGTGCACGAACCCATAACCTTAAAGATATCAACCTCACCATTCCTCGCGATAAATTAATCGTTGTCACCGGGCTTTCTGGATCAGGAAAATCCTCTCTCGCTTTTGATACGCTTTATGCCGAAGGGCAGCGCCGCTATGTTGAGTCTTTGTCAGCTTATGCTCGCCAATTTCTCTCGCTCATGGAAAAACCAGATGTCGATCATATCGAAGGCCTATCTCCCGCGATTTCTATTGAACAAAAATCCACTTCTCATAACCCACGTTCCACCGTGGGAACCATTACAGAGGTGTATGATTACCTAAGATTACTTTACGCGCGTGTTGGCGAACCACGATGCCCAGAGCACAATACGCCACTCGCGGCTCAAACCGTCAGCCAAATGGTTGATCGAATCTTAGAACTGCCTCAGGGTTCTAAGAGAATGCTTCTGGCTCCCATCATTAAGGAACGTAAAGGTGAGCATGTAAAAACACTCGAAAACCTTGCGGCTCAAGGCTTTATACGCGCCCGTATTGATGGGGAAACTTGCGATCTTTCCGATCCACCAACATTGGAACTTCACAAAAAACACACCATCGAAGTCGTGGTCGACCGATTTAAAGTTCGAGACGATTTGCAGCAACGTTTGGCGGAATCTATAGAAACCACTCTCGAGCTCTCTGGCGGAATTGTGGTGGTGACGCCAATGGATGAAGAGGGGGAGGAAATTGTCTTTTCTGCCAATTTTGCTTGTTCACATTGTGGTTATAGCATGCAAGAGCTTGAGCCAAGGCTGTTCTCATTTAATAATCCAGCGGGTGCCTGCGGATCTTGTGATGGTTTGGGGGTTCAACAATATTTTGATCCTGAACGCGTCATTATGGATGAGAATGCGAGCCTAGCCGATGGAGCGATTCGCGGATGGGATCAAAAAAACTATTACTACTTTCAAATGCTCACGTCATTAGCCGATCATTATGGTTTTGACCTTAACACCCCTTTTAAAAAACTACCTAAAAAGACTCGAGAAATTATATTAAAAGGTTCTGGTCGGACTGAAGTCGAGTTTAAGTACATCAATGATCGCGGTGATATTCGTGTTAAACGGCACCCATTTGAAGGTATTCTCAATACCTTAGAACGCCGTTATCGAGATACCGAATCCAATGCGGTCAGGGAAGATTTGGTGAAATACATCTCAACGAAGTCTTGTACTGGATGCAATGGAACACGATTGAGAATCGAAGCACGTAATGTATTCATCAATGATACCGCCTTGCCTCAAATTGTTGAGTTTAGTATTGCTGAAGCACTCGACTTCTTCCAGAATCTAAAGCTTGATGGCCAGCGTGGGCAAATAGCCGACAAAGTGATGAAAGAGATCAATGATCGCCTTCAATTTCTGGTTAACGTCGGTCTAAACTACCTTAACCTATCACGCAGTGCAGAAACCTTGTCTGGCGGAGAAGCTCAACGCATCAGGCTTGCCAGTCAAATTGGAGCTGGGCTTGTTGGCGTGATGTATGTTCTAGATGAGCCATCAATTGGTCTGCACCAACGCGACAACGAAAGATTGCTTAAAACCCTGACACACTTGCGTGACTTGGGAAATACCGTTCTAGTGGTCGAGCATGATGAGGATGCGATTCGATGTGCCGACCATGTGATTGATATCGGCCCTGGGGCTGGTGTTCATGGCGGTCACATCGTAGCAGAAGGCACCATGGATGAGATTATCGCGACTCCAGAATCTCTCACTGGTCAGTACTTAAGCGGCGTCAAAAAAATAGAAATACCCAAGCAACGCACTAAAAAAGATCCCAAGAAAACCGTTGAACTTATCGGCGCTACCGGCAATAACTTAAAAGACGTCACACTATCACTGCCTGTTGGTCTGTTCACTTGTGTCACTGGCGTATCTGGATCGGGTAAGTCGACCTTGATTAACGACACTTTCTTTAAGATTGCTCATACCGCTTTAAATGGTGCCACTACAGCAACGCCTTCGCCTTACAAGAAAATAAAGGGGCTAGAGCACTTCGATAAAGTGATCGATATCGACCAAAGCCCAATAGGCAGAACACCGCGTTCTAACCCCGCGACCTATACCGGAATCTTCACGCCAATCCGAGAGCTGTTCGCTGGAACGCAAGAATCTCGTTCTCGAGGGTATAAACCTGGTCGATTTAGTTTCAACGTTCGTGGTGGGCGCTGTGAAGCGTGCCAAGGGGATGGCATGATTAAAGTTGAGATGCACTTTCTTCCAGATGTTTACGTCTCCTGTGATGCATGTAAAGGAAAACGCTACAACCGTGAAACCTTAGAAGTGCACTACAAAGGTAAGAGCATTGATGAAGTTCTACAGATGACCGTTGAAGATGCACGCGCTTTCTTTGAACCGGTACCGGTTATTGCCCGAAAATTACAGACGTTAATGGATGTTGGCCTTTCCTATATTAGGCTTGGTCAAGCAGCGACCACCTTATCCGGAGGGGAAGCACAGAGGGTCAAATTAGCTCGAGAGCTATCAAAGCGAGATACAGGCAAAACCTTATATATCCTAGATGAACCTACAACCGGGTTACACTTTCACGATATTCAGCAATTGCTCACTGTTTTGCACCGATTACGCGATCATGGAAATACCGTGGTGGTCATCGAACACAACCTCGACGTCGTCAAGACAGCAGATTGGGTCGTTGATTTAGGTCCGGAAGGTGGCCAAGGTGGTGGAGAAATTGTCGCTGAAGGTACGCCCGAATCGGTCGCAAAAGTGAAAGGTTCTCATACCGCTCGTTTTCTTAAACCTATGTTAAAATAG
- a CDS encoding PglL family O-oligosaccharyltransferase, translating into MAILHTGGTRLEPHAPSIPLNKPFLISLAVVFIVAMHFFMQNPGGSGLALSFNATTWTALSVTLSIGLYQLATNQSLMYSKLTIGLLVCCLLMTVPTFYGNATTSAALGRLIGLWTGFLLFVLLQQFRFSNKHKQRLLWFIVIAVFIQSVFGFYQYLLLEPNNMFGYDALRNRPYGIFQQPNVMASFLATGLVISAYLLARQTNKYSRLSETSFLCLIPLLTAPLLIIIASRTGWLGAVISLCFVLPYLYKYSTRKRFFSWVICCLIGVGLGFFATHSQGTDALLSSKADLESPRKYTFPQALDMVIEKPFTGYGYGNFEAEYILYTARQHQLNPSYKPGLPAMDHPHNELLFWGVEGGLIPLLAIVLAASLVLARIYYAKKGIRLAMFALFVPIVVHSQLEYPFYHSAVHWITFMILLFWVDQRVASYKRLHFGQLTKSFLRVMCIIAPLITSFYMFSALHTNYVLTLFERSSPKQPEILDRVTNPVVWKDRFDWDIYSTYLNIGLHTQEPELIKPYIQWSLDMIQSKPRPAFYSNLILAYQGLGDSSRAEQIRAEAQYLFPDKDFTAIQYRPKSSAETALTEASIPSE; encoded by the coding sequence ATGGCAATATTGCATACTGGTGGCACCCGCCTTGAACCTCATGCACCAAGCATTCCTCTCAATAAGCCATTCTTAATCTCTCTCGCTGTTGTCTTTATCGTAGCGATGCATTTTTTCATGCAAAATCCGGGAGGATCAGGGCTAGCACTTTCTTTTAATGCCACGACTTGGACTGCATTATCCGTCACCCTTTCTATTGGCCTGTATCAATTAGCCACCAACCAATCTCTGATGTATTCAAAGTTGACGATTGGTCTGTTGGTGTGCTGCCTTTTAATGACCGTTCCAACCTTTTACGGTAATGCAACAACATCAGCAGCATTAGGGCGGCTCATCGGTCTTTGGACTGGCTTCTTACTGTTTGTCCTCTTGCAACAATTTCGTTTCAGTAATAAACACAAACAAAGGCTGTTGTGGTTTATTGTTATCGCCGTTTTTATTCAATCTGTATTTGGGTTCTATCAATACCTGCTTTTAGAACCTAATAATATGTTTGGCTACGATGCGTTACGTAACAGACCATACGGTATATTTCAGCAACCGAATGTCATGGCAAGCTTCCTGGCTACAGGTTTAGTGATATCCGCCTATTTACTCGCACGACAAACCAACAAGTACAGTCGATTGAGTGAAACTTCATTTTTATGCCTCATCCCCTTATTAACCGCCCCTCTTTTGATCATTATTGCTTCTAGAACCGGTTGGTTAGGTGCCGTCATTTCGCTGTGTTTTGTTCTTCCATATTTATATAAATATTCAACACGTAAACGATTTTTTTCCTGGGTAATCTGCTGTCTGATTGGGGTTGGATTGGGGTTTTTCGCTACACATTCTCAGGGCACAGATGCGCTGCTTTCTAGCAAAGCGGATTTAGAAAGCCCGAGAAAATACACTTTTCCTCAAGCACTTGATATGGTGATTGAAAAACCATTTACCGGATACGGATACGGTAACTTTGAAGCGGAATACATACTGTATACCGCTCGTCAGCACCAATTAAATCCAAGCTACAAACCCGGTTTACCCGCCATGGACCATCCTCACAATGAGCTATTATTTTGGGGCGTCGAAGGCGGGCTTATCCCACTCCTGGCGATTGTGTTGGCGGCAAGCTTAGTGCTTGCTCGTATCTACTATGCGAAAAAGGGTATCAGGCTCGCCATGTTCGCGCTGTTTGTTCCGATAGTCGTGCATTCACAACTGGAATATCCTTTCTACCATTCAGCCGTTCATTGGATCACCTTCATGATCCTATTGTTTTGGGTCGATCAACGGGTTGCCAGTTATAAGCGCCTTCATTTTGGTCAACTGACAAAAAGTTTTCTCCGAGTTATGTGTATTATCGCCCCTCTGATCACCAGCTTCTATATGTTCAGCGCCCTGCACACTAACTATGTTCTTACTTTGTTTGAACGATCGTCACCCAAGCAACCTGAGATCTTAGATCGAGTGACGAATCCTGTCGTTTGGAAAGATCGCTTTGACTGGGATATATACAGCACTTATCTCAATATTGGGTTACACACCCAAGAGCCTGAGTTAATCAAACCCTACATACAGTGGTCGCTTGACATGATTCAGTCTAAGCCCAGACCGGCGTTTTACAGTAACTTAATTCTCGCGTACCAAGGGTTAGGTGACAGCAGCCGAGCAGAACAAATTCGAGCTGAAGCGCAGTATCTATTTCCTGATAAAGACTTTACCGCCATTCAATATAGGCCGAAATCGTCAGCGGAAACAGCGTTAACGGAAGCATCTATCCCGAGCGAATAA
- a CDS encoding alanine--glyoxylate aminotransferase family protein, which produces MPIQSFIPPQRILMGPGPSDISPQVLQALSRPIVGHLDPLFIGMMDEVKQLLKYAFQTDNEFTIAVSAPGSAGMEACFVNLIEPGEKVIVCRNGVFGDRMRENVIRAGAEAIVVDDEWGAPVSPDKVEQAFKANPDAKILAFVHAETSTGALSDAQALSQIAKQHHALTIVDAVTSLGGVPLKVDEWELDAVYSGSQKCLSCVPGLSPLTLSPKAIEKINARTTPVQSWFLDQSLVLGYWSGEGKRSYHHTAPVNSLYALHESLLMLKREGLENAWQRHKEMHATLKIGLEKLGFTFVVNEDSRLPQLNAIYIPDGVDDTQVRSTLLEKYNLEIGAGLGSLAGKAWRIGLMGYAARNENVSLCLRALEETLHQ; this is translated from the coding sequence ATGCCAATTCAAAGTTTTATCCCCCCTCAACGGATACTTATGGGGCCTGGGCCATCGGATATTTCTCCCCAAGTATTACAGGCTTTAAGTCGCCCAATTGTTGGCCATTTAGACCCGTTATTTATTGGCATGATGGACGAAGTGAAACAGCTACTTAAATACGCTTTCCAGACCGATAATGAGTTTACTATTGCCGTTTCTGCCCCTGGTAGTGCTGGCATGGAAGCGTGTTTTGTTAACCTGATTGAACCAGGAGAGAAAGTCATCGTTTGCCGCAATGGCGTGTTTGGTGATCGAATGCGAGAAAACGTCATACGTGCAGGTGCTGAAGCCATCGTTGTTGATGATGAATGGGGTGCGCCTGTCAGCCCTGATAAAGTAGAGCAAGCGTTTAAAGCGAATCCGGATGCAAAAATATTGGCATTTGTTCATGCGGAAACGTCTACCGGTGCGCTTTCTGATGCTCAGGCACTGAGTCAAATTGCGAAACAGCATCATGCTCTTACTATTGTAGATGCCGTCACCTCGTTGGGTGGTGTGCCATTAAAAGTCGATGAATGGGAACTCGATGCAGTTTATTCGGGAAGCCAAAAGTGCTTATCTTGCGTGCCAGGGTTATCCCCGCTGACTCTGTCGCCTAAAGCTATCGAGAAAATTAATGCTCGTACGACGCCGGTTCAAAGCTGGTTCCTTGATCAGAGTCTTGTTCTGGGGTATTGGAGTGGAGAGGGCAAGCGAAGCTACCATCATACAGCACCCGTTAACAGCCTCTATGCGTTACACGAGTCATTATTGATGCTCAAACGTGAAGGATTAGAAAATGCCTGGCAACGACATAAAGAGATGCATGCGACATTAAAAATAGGATTAGAAAAGCTTGGCTTCACATTTGTCGTCAATGAAGACTCTCGACTTCCTCAGTTGAACGCGATTTATATTCCAGATGGGGTAGACGATACGCAAGTGAGGTCAACGTTGCTTGAGAAGTATAATTTGGAGATTGGAGCTGGACTTGGGAGTTTAGCGGGTAAAGCCTGGCGTATTGGTTTGATGGGGTATGCCGCTAGAAATGAGAATGTTTCTTTATGCTTACGAGCATTGGAAGAAACATTGCATCAGTAG
- the lysC gene encoding lysine-sensitive aspartokinase 3 — protein sequence MSAFNVAKFGGTSVANFEAMSRCAAIIENNPETKLVVSSACSGVTNLLVELANGVADQERRSDILQNIAAIHDSIISSLSDGAEAASEVNAILETVANLAEAASIQASTKLTDHLVACGELMSTYILTQVMRERGIHAVRFDIREILRTDGTFGRAEPQLEDISALAKDKLAPLCQEYVVITQGFIGSDADGNTTTLGRGGSDYSAALIAESVEASGLAIWTDVPGIYTTDPRIAPKASPIPEISFSEASEMANFGAKILHPSTLVPALRHDIPVFVGSSKEPERGGTWIRHHAESSPLFRALALRTNQTMVTLRSANMFHAYGFLAKVFEILAKHKISVDLITTSEISVSLTLDQTDTAGGAPQLPEQARIELEELCHVEVEHGLCLVALIGNNMSGSKGYAKQVFGTLEDFNLRMICYGASAHNLCFLLNEADSKSAIQKLHAELFE from the coding sequence GTGAGCGCATTCAATGTCGCCAAGTTTGGTGGGACCAGTGTAGCCAACTTTGAAGCAATGAGCCGTTGTGCTGCTATTATCGAAAACAATCCAGAAACTAAGCTTGTCGTTAGCAGCGCATGCTCTGGAGTCACTAATTTACTTGTTGAACTCGCCAACGGTGTTGCAGACCAAGAGCGACGCAGTGACATATTACAAAACATTGCCGCCATCCATGATTCGATTATATCCAGCCTAAGTGATGGAGCAGAAGCGGCCTCTGAGGTGAATGCCATCTTAGAGACGGTCGCAAACCTAGCTGAAGCAGCTTCCATCCAGGCGAGTACCAAACTCACTGACCATTTGGTAGCGTGTGGTGAGTTGATGTCGACCTACATCCTGACTCAGGTGATGAGAGAGCGCGGTATTCATGCTGTTCGCTTTGATATTAGAGAAATACTGAGAACAGATGGAACCTTTGGCCGTGCTGAACCGCAACTGGAAGACATCTCTGCATTAGCGAAAGATAAATTAGCGCCACTTTGCCAAGAATACGTTGTTATCACCCAAGGGTTTATCGGTTCAGATGCCGATGGCAATACGACCACATTAGGCCGTGGTGGCAGTGACTACAGCGCAGCCCTGATCGCGGAAAGTGTTGAAGCTTCGGGCCTCGCGATATGGACTGATGTTCCTGGTATCTATACCACCGACCCTCGAATAGCGCCTAAAGCTTCACCGATTCCTGAAATTAGCTTTAGCGAAGCTTCAGAAATGGCGAACTTCGGTGCGAAAATCCTTCACCCATCAACGTTAGTTCCCGCACTTCGCCATGACATCCCAGTATTTGTTGGGTCGTCAAAAGAACCTGAACGTGGCGGCACGTGGATTCGTCACCACGCAGAGTCTTCTCCACTGTTTCGGGCATTGGCCTTACGAACAAACCAAACAATGGTGACCCTTCGCAGCGCCAATATGTTTCATGCGTACGGTTTTCTTGCCAAAGTGTTTGAAATTTTGGCTAAGCATAAGATATCCGTCGATTTGATCACAACGTCAGAAATCAGTGTTTCATTAACGTTAGATCAAACAGACACAGCAGGCGGCGCGCCACAACTTCCTGAGCAGGCACGCATTGAACTGGAAGAACTGTGTCATGTGGAAGTCGAACATGGTCTCTGCTTGGTGGCCTTAATTGGTAATAACATGAGTGGAAGTAAAGGCTATGCAAAGCAGGTATTTGGCACGCTAGAAGACTTCAATTTACGTATGATTTGTTATGGAGCAAGCGCTCATAACCTATGTTTCTTACTCAATGAAGCTGATTCTAAATCGGCCATTCAAAAGCTTCACGCTGAATTGTTTGAATAA
- a CDS encoding sodium:proton antiporter, whose amino-acid sequence MSIYYTLCFLSAAAMLIAFLNNKIIKMQTTIAITAGAMVLSLAILIVGQNNWFQLTEIATTTIASINFEDFLLKGILGFLLFGGGLGIKLPNLKDQKWEITALALGATLISTFLIGSILYGFCQLIGIPFDFVYCLLFGSLISPTDPIAVLAIVKKLDAPKRISTQIEGESLFNDGFGLVIFVTIFTVAFGTETPTIGSVSLLFAQEALGGIAYGFVLGLLFHYLISATDDHSMELLLTIGIPTAGYVFADIIHVSGPLAMVVSGIMIGNWTRFTGFSKESEEHLDHFWELVDEFLNGILFLLIGMSMLLFKFHQEDWILMAFSIPLVLFARYFSVFVSYLGFQRFRSYNPWSVRILTWGGLRGGLALAMALSIPSGIWVIPDKLIDVKEIILVMTYSVVVFSILIQGSTITPMIEKAKQAERDTSSDSSTGTIK is encoded by the coding sequence ATGTCCATCTACTACACACTTTGCTTTCTCTCTGCAGCGGCAATGTTGATTGCGTTTCTCAATAATAAAATAATAAAGATGCAAACCACCATTGCGATTACAGCAGGAGCGATGGTGCTGTCATTGGCTATTTTAATAGTGGGTCAAAATAACTGGTTTCAATTGACAGAAATCGCGACAACCACCATTGCCAGTATCAACTTTGAAGATTTTCTCCTAAAAGGCATTCTTGGGTTTCTGTTATTCGGCGGTGGCCTAGGAATTAAGCTGCCAAACCTGAAAGACCAAAAATGGGAAATTACCGCTTTAGCATTGGGGGCGACATTGATTTCGACGTTTCTCATTGGCAGTATCTTGTATGGGTTCTGTCAACTGATTGGCATTCCCTTTGATTTTGTCTATTGCTTGTTGTTTGGTTCACTCATCTCCCCAACAGACCCGATTGCTGTCTTGGCGATTGTAAAAAAACTTGATGCGCCGAAACGAATCTCGACACAAATAGAAGGGGAGTCTTTATTTAATGACGGTTTTGGTTTAGTCATTTTTGTCACTATTTTTACTGTCGCGTTTGGGACAGAAACTCCAACTATAGGAAGTGTCAGCTTATTGTTTGCCCAAGAGGCTCTTGGAGGAATCGCGTATGGCTTTGTTCTCGGGCTTCTTTTTCATTACTTGATCAGTGCCACTGACGATCATTCTATGGAATTATTACTGACCATCGGAATCCCAACTGCAGGGTATGTCTTTGCGGATATCATTCATGTCTCTGGGCCTTTAGCGATGGTGGTGTCGGGTATCATGATTGGCAACTGGACTCGTTTTACCGGATTCTCAAAAGAGAGTGAAGAGCACTTAGATCATTTTTGGGAACTCGTTGATGAGTTTTTGAATGGTATTTTGTTCCTCTTGATTGGCATGTCGATGCTGCTTTTTAAATTCCACCAAGAAGATTGGATTTTAATGGCGTTCTCAATTCCATTGGTGCTGTTTGCTCGTTACTTCAGTGTTTTTGTTTCCTATCTCGGCTTCCAACGTTTTCGCAGTTACAACCCTTGGTCAGTGAGAATACTCACCTGGGGAGGACTACGAGGTGGGCTGGCTTTAGCAATGGCTCTTTCCATACCTTCTGGGATCTGGGTGATACCTGACAAGCTGATTGATGTGAAGGAGATCATTTTGGTCATGACTTATTCTGTTGTTGTCTTTTCTATTTTGATCCAGGGCTCTACGATTACGCCCATGATTGAGAAAGCCAAACAAGCAGAACGAGACACCTCATCAGACTCTAGCACTGGCACTATAAAGTAA